In Juglans regia cultivar Chandler chromosome 13, Walnut 2.0, whole genome shotgun sequence, the following proteins share a genomic window:
- the LOC108996595 gene encoding NAC domain-containing protein 14-like isoform X3, protein MDALSLKVQPWMRFDPPEDKVIDFFLRAKITGNDELVDFIPEAQSCKWEPWDLKVWLDSCCIKTAYPEWWFFSPLDLKHRSGNRSNRATNAGFWKVTGRDKIIMSNSGMIGKKKYLVFYRGRGKGEKTNWAIHEFHTTLKDLDGTHPGQNAFVLCRLSYEHEKSIKDPNINDAGPAVSSPAISKLFHEESESELLLPSVFPASDVEATTTPENCDETISSTTTAAECDDQHIRAHAAENRLGELTITNDELKIEEVCDVLTPSTSLHNNPTVSSATTTKSSLEEIESTRGLDSVSYNACTARNDVPEATVSEFEEGLSLSDLPSEPPDCNLSSWCPPLDMQFDMSDPVTDDSNNSPCGAYFQYGAFKPAAHGHELSDATAYFDNEYIQNMFVSQKNLTVVSNNDNGSCTSSGAKMANKPLEWFDQNSYNAYTAKNEVLEAIASEVDSQLEEGLYMFDLLPKPPDCNLDMPFDLPCPVTDDSNNSHWGMDFHQKNLTLVSIKDSGSCVGPDAKLANAPFEFQDSGKISKRKAHQG, encoded by the exons ATGGATGCGTTGTCTCTGAAAGTGCAACCATGGATGAGATTTGATCCTCCGGAAGACAAGGTCATCGACTTCTTCTTGAGGGCAAAGATCACTGGGAATGATGAGTTAGTCGACTTCATTCCCGAAGCTCAGAGTTGCAAATGGGAGCCCTGGGATTTGAAAG TCTGGTTAGATTCATGTTGCATAAAGACCGCATATCCAGAGTGGTGGTTCTTCTCGCCACTGGATCTGAAGCATCGAAGTGGGAATCGATCGAACCGCGCAACCAATGCTGGGTTTTGGAAAGTGACTGGAAGGGACAAGATAATCATGTCTAACTCGGGAATgattggaaagaaaaagtatCTGGTATTCTATAGAGGGCGTGGTAAAGGCGAGAAAACAAATTGGGCGATTCATGAATTCCATACAACCCTGAAGGACCTTGATGGCACCCATCCCGGTCAG AACGCCTTTGTACTCTGCCGATTATCCTATGAACATGAAAAGAGTATTAAAGATCCAAACATTAATGATGCTGGACCTGCTGTTTCATCACCCGCCATATCCAAATTGTTTCATGAAGAATCAGAGTCTGAGCTACTTCTGCCCTCAGTATTCCCTGCATCAGATGTGGAAGCTACTACAACACCTGAAAATTGTGATGAAACAATATCCAGCACTACAACAGCTGCCGAGTGTGATGACCAACATATTAGAGCTCACGCTGCAGAGAATCGATTGGGAGAACTTACCATTACCAAT GATGAGCTGAAAATAGAAGAAGTTTGCGATGTTTTGACGCCTTCAACTTCACTACACAATAACCCTACTGTTTCATCAGCCACCACAACTAAATCTTCTTTAGAAGAAATAGAGTCTACGCGAGGTTTGGATTCGGTCAGTTATAATGCTTGCACTGCAAGAAATGATGTCCCTGAAGCAACAGTCAGTGAG TTTGAGGAAGGCTTGAGTCTGTCTGATCTCCCATCAGAGCCTCCAGATTGCAACTTGTCCTCTTGGTGTCCCCCCTTGGATATGCAATTTGACATGTCTGACCCCGTCACTGATGACTCAAACAACAGTCCTTGTGGGGCTTATTTTCAGTATGGTGCTTTTAAGCCTGCAGCTCATGGCCATGAATTATCAGATGCAACGGCTTATTTTGATAATGAGTACATTCAAAATATGTTTGTCAGTCAAAAGAACCTCACTGTGGTCTCTAATAACGACAATGGATCATGCACCAGTTCAGGTGCAAAAATGGCCAACAAACCG CTTGAATGGTTTGACCAAAATAGTTATAATGCTTACACTGCAAAAAATGAAGTGCTAGAAGCAATAGCCAGTGAG GTTGATTCGCAACTCGAGGAAGGCTTGTATATGTTTGATCTCCTACCAAAGCCTCCAGATTGCAACTTGGATATGCCATTCGACTTGCCTTGTCCTGTCACCGATGACTCAAACAACAGTCATTGGGGTATGGATTTTCA TCAAAAGAATCTCACTTTGGTCTCTATTAAGGACAGTGGATCATGCGTTGGTCCAGATGCAAAATTGGCCAATGCACCG TTTGAATTTCAAGATTCTGGAAAGATCAGCAAACGAAAGGCTCATCAGGGTTGA
- the LOC108996595 gene encoding NAC domain-containing protein 14-like isoform X4 — MGALGFESPRTLCLVWLDSCCIKTAYPEWWFFSPLDLKHRSGNRSNRATNAGFWKVTGRDKIIMSNSGMIGKKKYLVFYRGRGKGEKTNWAIHEFHTTLKDLDGTHPGQNAFVLCRLSYEHEKSIKDPNINDAGPAVSSPAISKLFHEESESELLLPSVFPASDVEATTTPENCDETISSTTTAAECDDQHIRAHAAENRLGELTITNDELKIEEVCDVLTPSTSLHNNPTVSSATTTKSSLEEIESTRGLDSVSYNACTARNDVPEATVSEFEEGLSLSDLPSEPPDCNLSSWCPPLDMQFDMSDPVTDDSNNSPCGAYFQYGAFKPAAHGHELSDATAYFDNEYIQNMFVSQKNLTVVSNNDNGSCTSSGAKMANKPLEWFDQNSYNAYTAKNEVLEAIASEVDSQLEEGLYMFDLLPKPPDCNLDMPFDLPCPVTDDSNNSHWGMDFQYVTNDLATYGCEFQDLKPDYLNANFPNTFGSQKNLTLVSIKDSGSCVGPDAKLANAPFEFQDSGKISKRKAHQG; from the exons ATGGGAGCCCTGGGATTTGAAAG cCCTCGAACTTTATGCTTAGTCTGGTTAGATTCATGTTGCATAAAGACCGCATATCCAGAGTGGTGGTTCTTCTCGCCACTGGATCTGAAGCATCGAAGTGGGAATCGATCGAACCGCGCAACCAATGCTGGGTTTTGGAAAGTGACTGGAAGGGACAAGATAATCATGTCTAACTCGGGAATgattggaaagaaaaagtatCTGGTATTCTATAGAGGGCGTGGTAAAGGCGAGAAAACAAATTGGGCGATTCATGAATTCCATACAACCCTGAAGGACCTTGATGGCACCCATCCCGGTCAG AACGCCTTTGTACTCTGCCGATTATCCTATGAACATGAAAAGAGTATTAAAGATCCAAACATTAATGATGCTGGACCTGCTGTTTCATCACCCGCCATATCCAAATTGTTTCATGAAGAATCAGAGTCTGAGCTACTTCTGCCCTCAGTATTCCCTGCATCAGATGTGGAAGCTACTACAACACCTGAAAATTGTGATGAAACAATATCCAGCACTACAACAGCTGCCGAGTGTGATGACCAACATATTAGAGCTCACGCTGCAGAGAATCGATTGGGAGAACTTACCATTACCAAT GATGAGCTGAAAATAGAAGAAGTTTGCGATGTTTTGACGCCTTCAACTTCACTACACAATAACCCTACTGTTTCATCAGCCACCACAACTAAATCTTCTTTAGAAGAAATAGAGTCTACGCGAGGTTTGGATTCGGTCAGTTATAATGCTTGCACTGCAAGAAATGATGTCCCTGAAGCAACAGTCAGTGAG TTTGAGGAAGGCTTGAGTCTGTCTGATCTCCCATCAGAGCCTCCAGATTGCAACTTGTCCTCTTGGTGTCCCCCCTTGGATATGCAATTTGACATGTCTGACCCCGTCACTGATGACTCAAACAACAGTCCTTGTGGGGCTTATTTTCAGTATGGTGCTTTTAAGCCTGCAGCTCATGGCCATGAATTATCAGATGCAACGGCTTATTTTGATAATGAGTACATTCAAAATATGTTTGTCAGTCAAAAGAACCTCACTGTGGTCTCTAATAACGACAATGGATCATGCACCAGTTCAGGTGCAAAAATGGCCAACAAACCG CTTGAATGGTTTGACCAAAATAGTTATAATGCTTACACTGCAAAAAATGAAGTGCTAGAAGCAATAGCCAGTGAG GTTGATTCGCAACTCGAGGAAGGCTTGTATATGTTTGATCTCCTACCAAAGCCTCCAGATTGCAACTTGGATATGCCATTCGACTTGCCTTGTCCTGTCACCGATGACTCAAACAACAGTCATTGGGGTATGGATTTTCAGTATGTCACGAATGACCTTGCCACATATGGCTGTGAGTTTCAAGATTTAAAACCTGATTATCTCAATGCGAACTTCCCAAATACGTTTGGCAGTCAAAAGAATCTCACTTTGGTCTCTATTAAGGACAGTGGATCATGCGTTGGTCCAGATGCAAAATTGGCCAATGCACCG TTTGAATTTCAAGATTCTGGAAAGATCAGCAAACGAAAGGCTCATCAGGGTTGA
- the LOC108982579 gene encoding uncharacterized protein LOC108982579 has product MAQFYKLTFSSTFIIMIAVLFTICSVPTVRSDDHSSVLQLHSQDNGKNDADLCGAVSVPASCPINCFRADPVCGVDGVTYWCGCADALCAGVKVAELGFCEVGNGGPGPLSGQALLLVHIVWLIVLGFSVLFGLF; this is encoded by the coding sequence ATGGCCCAATTCTACAAActtacattctcttccaccttCATCATCATGATCGCCGTACTCTTCACCATTTGCTCCGTCCCTACCGTCCGATCCGATGACCACTCCTCTGTCCTCCAACTACATTCCCAAGACAACGGCAAGAACGACGCAGATCTCTGCGGCGCAGTTTCTGTGCCAGCCTCCTGCCCCATCAACTGCTTTCGCGCCGACCCAGTCTGTGGCGTCGACGGCGTCACCTACTGGTGCGGCTGCGCCGACGCTCTCTGCGCCGGCGTCAAGGTCGCCGAGCTGGGGTTCTGCGAGGTCGGCAACGGTGGGCCAGGCCCTCTCTCCGGTCAGGCCCTCCTTCTCGTCCATATCGTCTGGCTCATCGTGCTCGGTTTCTCCGTTTTGTTCGGTCTTTTCTGA
- the LOC108996595 gene encoding uncharacterized protein LOC108996595 isoform X5, which produces MSNSGMIGKKKYLVFYRGRGKGEKTNWAIHEFHTTLKDLDGTHPGQNAFVLCRLSYEHEKSIKDPNINDAGPAVSSPAISKLFHEESESELLLPSVFPASDVEATTTPENCDETISSTTTAAECDDQHIRAHAAENRLGELTITNDELKIEEVCDVLTPSTSLHNNPTVSSATTTKSSLEEIESTRGLDSVSYNACTARNDVPEATVSEFEEGLSLSDLPSEPPDCNLSSWCPPLDMQFDMSDPVTDDSNNSPCGAYFQYGAFKPAAHGHELSDATAYFDNEYIQNMFVSQKNLTVVSNNDNGSCTSSGAKMANKPLEWFDQNSYNAYTAKNEVLEAIASEVDSQLEEGLYMFDLLPKPPDCNLDMPFDLPCPVTDDSNNSHWGMDFQYVTNDLATYGCEFQDLKPDYLNANFPNTFGSQKNLTLVSIKDSGSCVGPDAKLANAPFEFQDSGKISKRKAHQG; this is translated from the exons ATGTCTAACTCGGGAATgattggaaagaaaaagtatCTGGTATTCTATAGAGGGCGTGGTAAAGGCGAGAAAACAAATTGGGCGATTCATGAATTCCATACAACCCTGAAGGACCTTGATGGCACCCATCCCGGTCAG AACGCCTTTGTACTCTGCCGATTATCCTATGAACATGAAAAGAGTATTAAAGATCCAAACATTAATGATGCTGGACCTGCTGTTTCATCACCCGCCATATCCAAATTGTTTCATGAAGAATCAGAGTCTGAGCTACTTCTGCCCTCAGTATTCCCTGCATCAGATGTGGAAGCTACTACAACACCTGAAAATTGTGATGAAACAATATCCAGCACTACAACAGCTGCCGAGTGTGATGACCAACATATTAGAGCTCACGCTGCAGAGAATCGATTGGGAGAACTTACCATTACCAAT GATGAGCTGAAAATAGAAGAAGTTTGCGATGTTTTGACGCCTTCAACTTCACTACACAATAACCCTACTGTTTCATCAGCCACCACAACTAAATCTTCTTTAGAAGAAATAGAGTCTACGCGAGGTTTGGATTCGGTCAGTTATAATGCTTGCACTGCAAGAAATGATGTCCCTGAAGCAACAGTCAGTGAG TTTGAGGAAGGCTTGAGTCTGTCTGATCTCCCATCAGAGCCTCCAGATTGCAACTTGTCCTCTTGGTGTCCCCCCTTGGATATGCAATTTGACATGTCTGACCCCGTCACTGATGACTCAAACAACAGTCCTTGTGGGGCTTATTTTCAGTATGGTGCTTTTAAGCCTGCAGCTCATGGCCATGAATTATCAGATGCAACGGCTTATTTTGATAATGAGTACATTCAAAATATGTTTGTCAGTCAAAAGAACCTCACTGTGGTCTCTAATAACGACAATGGATCATGCACCAGTTCAGGTGCAAAAATGGCCAACAAACCG CTTGAATGGTTTGACCAAAATAGTTATAATGCTTACACTGCAAAAAATGAAGTGCTAGAAGCAATAGCCAGTGAG GTTGATTCGCAACTCGAGGAAGGCTTGTATATGTTTGATCTCCTACCAAAGCCTCCAGATTGCAACTTGGATATGCCATTCGACTTGCCTTGTCCTGTCACCGATGACTCAAACAACAGTCATTGGGGTATGGATTTTCAGTATGTCACGAATGACCTTGCCACATATGGCTGTGAGTTTCAAGATTTAAAACCTGATTATCTCAATGCGAACTTCCCAAATACGTTTGGCAGTCAAAAGAATCTCACTTTGGTCTCTATTAAGGACAGTGGATCATGCGTTGGTCCAGATGCAAAATTGGCCAATGCACCG TTTGAATTTCAAGATTCTGGAAAGATCAGCAAACGAAAGGCTCATCAGGGTTGA
- the LOC108996599 gene encoding 60S ribosomal protein L9, whose translation MKTILSSETMDIPDGVKIKINAKIIEVEGPRGKLIRNFKHLNLDFDLITDEAGKRKLKIEAWFGSRKTSASIRTALSHVENLITGVTKGYRYKMRFVYAHFPINASITNANKSIEIRNFLGEKKVRKVDMLDGVSILRSEKVKDELVLDGNDIELVSRSCALINQKCHVKNKDIRKFLDGIYVSEKGTILEEE comes from the exons ATGAAGACCATTCTCTCGTCGGAGACTATGGATATCCCAGACGGCGTAAAAATCAAGATAAACGCCAAGATCATCGAGGTGGAGGGTCCGCGCGGTAAACTCATCCGCAACTTCAAGCACCTCAATCTAGACTTTGATCTCATCACTGACGAGGCTGGCAAGCGAAAGCTGAAGATTGAGGCCTGGTTCGGATCCCGGAAGACGTCGGCGTCGATCCGTACTGCTCTCAGCCACGTCGAGAACCTGATCACCGGCGTCACCAAGGGCTACCGCTACAAGATGAGGTTCGTGTACGCTCACTTCCCCATCAACGCTAGCATCACCAACGCTAACAAGTCCATCGAGATCCGTAATTTTTTGGGTGAAAAGAAG GTAAGAAAAGTGGACATGCTTGATGGAGTGTCCATTCTCCGTTCCGAAAAGGTCAAGGATGAACTAGTTTTAGATGGGAATGACATTGAACTCGTTTCACGGTCTTGTGCCTTGATAaaccag AAATGTCATGTGAAGAACAAGGATATCCGGAAGTTTCTTGATGGTATCTATGTCAGTGAGAAGGGAACCATCCTTGAGGAGGAGTAA
- the LOC108996595 gene encoding NAC domain-containing protein 14-like isoform X2: MDALSLKVQPWMRFDPPEDKVIDFFLRAKITGNDELVDFIPEAQSCKWEPWDLKDSCCIKTAYPEWWFFSPLDLKHRSGNRSNRATNAGFWKVTGRDKIIMSNSGMIGKKKYLVFYRGRGKGEKTNWAIHEFHTTLKDLDGTHPGQNAFVLCRLSYEHEKSIKDPNINDAGPAVSSPAISKLFHEESESELLLPSVFPASDVEATTTPENCDETISSTTTAAECDDQHIRAHAAENRLGELTITNDELKIEEVCDVLTPSTSLHNNPTVSSATTTKSSLEEIESTRGLDSVSYNACTARNDVPEATVSEFEEGLSLSDLPSEPPDCNLSSWCPPLDMQFDMSDPVTDDSNNSPCGAYFQYGAFKPAAHGHELSDATAYFDNEYIQNMFVSQKNLTVVSNNDNGSCTSSGAKMANKPLEWFDQNSYNAYTAKNEVLEAIASEVDSQLEEGLYMFDLLPKPPDCNLDMPFDLPCPVTDDSNNSHWGMDFQYVTNDLATYGCEFQDLKPDYLNANFPNTFGSQKNLTLVSIKDSGSCVGPDAKLANAPFEFQDSGKISKRKAHQG, from the exons ATGGATGCGTTGTCTCTGAAAGTGCAACCATGGATGAGATTTGATCCTCCGGAAGACAAGGTCATCGACTTCTTCTTGAGGGCAAAGATCACTGGGAATGATGAGTTAGTCGACTTCATTCCCGAAGCTCAGAGTTGCAAATGGGAGCCCTGGGATTTGAAAG ATTCATGTTGCATAAAGACCGCATATCCAGAGTGGTGGTTCTTCTCGCCACTGGATCTGAAGCATCGAAGTGGGAATCGATCGAACCGCGCAACCAATGCTGGGTTTTGGAAAGTGACTGGAAGGGACAAGATAATCATGTCTAACTCGGGAATgattggaaagaaaaagtatCTGGTATTCTATAGAGGGCGTGGTAAAGGCGAGAAAACAAATTGGGCGATTCATGAATTCCATACAACCCTGAAGGACCTTGATGGCACCCATCCCGGTCAG AACGCCTTTGTACTCTGCCGATTATCCTATGAACATGAAAAGAGTATTAAAGATCCAAACATTAATGATGCTGGACCTGCTGTTTCATCACCCGCCATATCCAAATTGTTTCATGAAGAATCAGAGTCTGAGCTACTTCTGCCCTCAGTATTCCCTGCATCAGATGTGGAAGCTACTACAACACCTGAAAATTGTGATGAAACAATATCCAGCACTACAACAGCTGCCGAGTGTGATGACCAACATATTAGAGCTCACGCTGCAGAGAATCGATTGGGAGAACTTACCATTACCAAT GATGAGCTGAAAATAGAAGAAGTTTGCGATGTTTTGACGCCTTCAACTTCACTACACAATAACCCTACTGTTTCATCAGCCACCACAACTAAATCTTCTTTAGAAGAAATAGAGTCTACGCGAGGTTTGGATTCGGTCAGTTATAATGCTTGCACTGCAAGAAATGATGTCCCTGAAGCAACAGTCAGTGAG TTTGAGGAAGGCTTGAGTCTGTCTGATCTCCCATCAGAGCCTCCAGATTGCAACTTGTCCTCTTGGTGTCCCCCCTTGGATATGCAATTTGACATGTCTGACCCCGTCACTGATGACTCAAACAACAGTCCTTGTGGGGCTTATTTTCAGTATGGTGCTTTTAAGCCTGCAGCTCATGGCCATGAATTATCAGATGCAACGGCTTATTTTGATAATGAGTACATTCAAAATATGTTTGTCAGTCAAAAGAACCTCACTGTGGTCTCTAATAACGACAATGGATCATGCACCAGTTCAGGTGCAAAAATGGCCAACAAACCG CTTGAATGGTTTGACCAAAATAGTTATAATGCTTACACTGCAAAAAATGAAGTGCTAGAAGCAATAGCCAGTGAG GTTGATTCGCAACTCGAGGAAGGCTTGTATATGTTTGATCTCCTACCAAAGCCTCCAGATTGCAACTTGGATATGCCATTCGACTTGCCTTGTCCTGTCACCGATGACTCAAACAACAGTCATTGGGGTATGGATTTTCAGTATGTCACGAATGACCTTGCCACATATGGCTGTGAGTTTCAAGATTTAAAACCTGATTATCTCAATGCGAACTTCCCAAATACGTTTGGCAGTCAAAAGAATCTCACTTTGGTCTCTATTAAGGACAGTGGATCATGCGTTGGTCCAGATGCAAAATTGGCCAATGCACCG TTTGAATTTCAAGATTCTGGAAAGATCAGCAAACGAAAGGCTCATCAGGGTTGA
- the LOC108996595 gene encoding NAC domain-containing protein 14-like isoform X1 produces MDALSLKVQPWMRFDPPEDKVIDFFLRAKITGNDELVDFIPEAQSCKWEPWDLKVWLDSCCIKTAYPEWWFFSPLDLKHRSGNRSNRATNAGFWKVTGRDKIIMSNSGMIGKKKYLVFYRGRGKGEKTNWAIHEFHTTLKDLDGTHPGQNAFVLCRLSYEHEKSIKDPNINDAGPAVSSPAISKLFHEESESELLLPSVFPASDVEATTTPENCDETISSTTTAAECDDQHIRAHAAENRLGELTITNDELKIEEVCDVLTPSTSLHNNPTVSSATTTKSSLEEIESTRGLDSVSYNACTARNDVPEATVSEFEEGLSLSDLPSEPPDCNLSSWCPPLDMQFDMSDPVTDDSNNSPCGAYFQYGAFKPAAHGHELSDATAYFDNEYIQNMFVSQKNLTVVSNNDNGSCTSSGAKMANKPLEWFDQNSYNAYTAKNEVLEAIASEVDSQLEEGLYMFDLLPKPPDCNLDMPFDLPCPVTDDSNNSHWGMDFQYVTNDLATYGCEFQDLKPDYLNANFPNTFGSQKNLTLVSIKDSGSCVGPDAKLANAPFEFQDSGKISKRKAHQG; encoded by the exons ATGGATGCGTTGTCTCTGAAAGTGCAACCATGGATGAGATTTGATCCTCCGGAAGACAAGGTCATCGACTTCTTCTTGAGGGCAAAGATCACTGGGAATGATGAGTTAGTCGACTTCATTCCCGAAGCTCAGAGTTGCAAATGGGAGCCCTGGGATTTGAAAG TCTGGTTAGATTCATGTTGCATAAAGACCGCATATCCAGAGTGGTGGTTCTTCTCGCCACTGGATCTGAAGCATCGAAGTGGGAATCGATCGAACCGCGCAACCAATGCTGGGTTTTGGAAAGTGACTGGAAGGGACAAGATAATCATGTCTAACTCGGGAATgattggaaagaaaaagtatCTGGTATTCTATAGAGGGCGTGGTAAAGGCGAGAAAACAAATTGGGCGATTCATGAATTCCATACAACCCTGAAGGACCTTGATGGCACCCATCCCGGTCAG AACGCCTTTGTACTCTGCCGATTATCCTATGAACATGAAAAGAGTATTAAAGATCCAAACATTAATGATGCTGGACCTGCTGTTTCATCACCCGCCATATCCAAATTGTTTCATGAAGAATCAGAGTCTGAGCTACTTCTGCCCTCAGTATTCCCTGCATCAGATGTGGAAGCTACTACAACACCTGAAAATTGTGATGAAACAATATCCAGCACTACAACAGCTGCCGAGTGTGATGACCAACATATTAGAGCTCACGCTGCAGAGAATCGATTGGGAGAACTTACCATTACCAAT GATGAGCTGAAAATAGAAGAAGTTTGCGATGTTTTGACGCCTTCAACTTCACTACACAATAACCCTACTGTTTCATCAGCCACCACAACTAAATCTTCTTTAGAAGAAATAGAGTCTACGCGAGGTTTGGATTCGGTCAGTTATAATGCTTGCACTGCAAGAAATGATGTCCCTGAAGCAACAGTCAGTGAG TTTGAGGAAGGCTTGAGTCTGTCTGATCTCCCATCAGAGCCTCCAGATTGCAACTTGTCCTCTTGGTGTCCCCCCTTGGATATGCAATTTGACATGTCTGACCCCGTCACTGATGACTCAAACAACAGTCCTTGTGGGGCTTATTTTCAGTATGGTGCTTTTAAGCCTGCAGCTCATGGCCATGAATTATCAGATGCAACGGCTTATTTTGATAATGAGTACATTCAAAATATGTTTGTCAGTCAAAAGAACCTCACTGTGGTCTCTAATAACGACAATGGATCATGCACCAGTTCAGGTGCAAAAATGGCCAACAAACCG CTTGAATGGTTTGACCAAAATAGTTATAATGCTTACACTGCAAAAAATGAAGTGCTAGAAGCAATAGCCAGTGAG GTTGATTCGCAACTCGAGGAAGGCTTGTATATGTTTGATCTCCTACCAAAGCCTCCAGATTGCAACTTGGATATGCCATTCGACTTGCCTTGTCCTGTCACCGATGACTCAAACAACAGTCATTGGGGTATGGATTTTCAGTATGTCACGAATGACCTTGCCACATATGGCTGTGAGTTTCAAGATTTAAAACCTGATTATCTCAATGCGAACTTCCCAAATACGTTTGGCAGTCAAAAGAATCTCACTTTGGTCTCTATTAAGGACAGTGGATCATGCGTTGGTCCAGATGCAAAATTGGCCAATGCACCG TTTGAATTTCAAGATTCTGGAAAGATCAGCAAACGAAAGGCTCATCAGGGTTGA